A part of Entelurus aequoreus isolate RoL-2023_Sb linkage group LG03, RoL_Eaeq_v1.1, whole genome shotgun sequence genomic DNA contains:
- the LOC133645989 gene encoding endophilin-B2-like gives MAPCASCTLLMDRLALLEGRRLNNTRQDDYMSFMFSCVRVGWLKMWAQEVSQAEMQLRICQSSFDRHTHVTRQLVGELHNTHNKHMQSLIDFVDAQTCFYARCKQHALELRKHLASIPAVLCSSQWQSSITDELIDTNDQQRASILVPHLPDLERDSWTLEVAAEETSKSPPASPQQSSSKKDEAECGSVGEIVESLHGCQDVMAAKKRRQTNHE, from the exons atggctccctgcgCTTCGTGCACCCTCCTCATGGATaggctggctctgctagagggccgt AGACTCAACAACACCCGGCAGGACGACTACATGTCCTTCATGTTCAGCTGTGTGCGTGTTGGCTGGCTGAAG ATGTGGGCTCAGGAAGTCTCTCAG GCGGAGATGCAGCTGAGGATCTGTCAGTCCTCCTTTGATCGTCACACACATGTGACACGACAACTTGTGggagagttacacaacacacat AACAAACACATGCAGAGTCTGATAGACTTTGTGGATGCTCAGACGTGTTTCTACGCACGATGCAAGCAACACGCCTTGGAGCTGAGGAAACACCTGGCCAG CATCCCAGCAGTGTTGTGCTCCAGCCAGTGGCAGTCATCAATAACCGATGAACTTATCGATACCAATGATCAGCAAAGGGCGTCCATCTTGGTTCCACACCTTCCAGATTTGGAGCGAGACTCTTGGACATTAGAAGTTGCTGCTGAGGAGACAAGTAAGAGTCCGCCTGCATCACCTCAGCAAAGTAGCAGCAAGAAAGATGAGGCTGAGTGTGGAAGTGTGGGTGAGATAGTGGAGAGTCTTCATGGTTGTCAGGATGTGATGGCAGCCAAGAAGAGAAGACAGACTAACCATGAATAG